The genomic DNA CTACGGCCCGGTGTCCCGGGAAGTAATTGGCCAGTGGATTCGGGAGGGCCGGGCGAACGGCGCCACGCCGGCGCAACCCGCTGGCGCGACCAGCTGGCAGACGCTGGCGACGCTCCCGGAATTCGCCGACCAGTTTTCGGGCGGGCCCAGTGCGCCGCCCACCCTGAGCCCGCCGCGGCTGGATCTCGCGGCGCGCGCCAGCAACAAAATCGCGGCCGGCGTTTGCGGCCTGTTGCTGGGTGGCTTGGGCGTGCACAAATTCATTCTCGGCTACACCAATGCCGGCCTCATCATGCTCGCCGTCACCCTGGGCGGGTTCCTGCTGGGCTTTGCCACGTGCGGCGTTACGTTCCTGGCCTGCTCGGCGATGAGCATCGTTGGGCTGGTCGAAGGCATCATCTATCTCACCAAAACGGACGAGGAATTCGTCCGCGTTTACGTGGACGGCCGGAAGGAATGGTTCTGAACAACGGGAGGACGCAACATGTATCACATCATTGGAGCGGATGGAAAAACTTACGGACCGGTTCCCGCCGACGAAATTCGCCAGTGGGTCCGGGAAGGGCGGGCCGG from Verrucomicrobiia bacterium includes the following:
- a CDS encoding NINE protein; the encoded protein is MFNIIGADGKAYGPVSREVIGQWIREGRANGATPAQPAGATSWQTLATLPEFADQFSGGPSAPPTLSPPRLDLAARASNKIAAGVCGLLLGGLGVHKFILGYTNAGLIMLAVTLGGFLLGFATCGVTFLACSAMSIVGLVEGIIYLTKTDEEFVRVYVDGRKEWF